A part of Brachybacterium faecium DSM 4810 genomic DNA contains:
- a CDS encoding succinate dehydrogenase subunit B (PFAM: 2Fe-2S iron-sulfur cluster binding domain~TIGRFAM: succinate dehydrogenase and fumarate reductase iron-sulfur protein) — protein sequence MTAVAEKPEAASGAEEIPSFQVTLRISRFDPDSSKGARWEDFTVTMHGTDRVLDALHEIKWHVDGSLTFRRSCAHGICGSDAMRINGRNRLACKTLLKDLDIDKPITVEPIKGLPVEKDLIVDMEPFFDSYKEIMPFLVAGGQEPSRERLQSAEQRERFDDTTKCILCAACTSSCPVFWTDGQYFGPAAIVNAHRFIFDSRDDAGEQRLEILNSKEGVWRCRTTFNCTEACPRGIQVTKAIAEVKQAVITGRI from the coding sequence ATGACTGCCGTCGCTGAGAAGCCCGAGGCCGCCTCCGGGGCCGAGGAGATCCCGTCGTTCCAGGTCACCCTGCGCATCTCGCGCTTCGACCCGGACAGCTCCAAGGGTGCCCGCTGGGAGGACTTCACCGTCACGATGCACGGCACCGACCGCGTGCTGGACGCCCTGCACGAGATCAAGTGGCACGTGGACGGATCGCTGACCTTCCGCCGCTCGTGCGCTCACGGCATCTGCGGCTCGGACGCGATGCGGATCAACGGCCGCAACCGTCTGGCCTGCAAGACGCTGCTGAAGGACCTCGACATCGACAAGCCCATCACCGTCGAGCCGATCAAGGGCCTGCCGGTGGAGAAGGACCTGATCGTCGACATGGAGCCGTTCTTCGACTCCTACAAGGAGATCATGCCGTTCCTCGTGGCCGGTGGGCAGGAGCCCAGCCGCGAGCGGCTGCAGTCCGCCGAGCAGCGCGAGCGCTTCGACGACACCACCAAGTGCATCCTCTGCGCCGCGTGCACCTCCTCATGCCCGGTGTTCTGGACCGACGGGCAGTACTTCGGCCCGGCCGCGATCGTCAACGCCCACCGCTTCATCTTCGACTCGCGCGATGACGCCGGGGAGCAGCGACTGGAGATCCTGAACTCCAAGGAGGGTGTGTGGCGCTGCCGCACCACCTTCAACTGCACCGAGGCGTGCCCGCGCGGCATCCAGGTGACCAAGGCGATCGCCGAGGTCAAGCAGGCCGTCATCACCGGCCGCATCTGA
- a CDS encoding mannose-1-phosphate guanylyltransferase (GDP) (PFAM: Nucleotidyl transferase; Mannose-6-phosphate isomerase~TIGRFAM: mannose-1-phosphate guanylyltransferase/mannose-6-phosphate isomerase), producing the protein MPQAPFVPVIPAGGAGTRLWPLSRRARPKFLLDLTGEGRSLLQGTLARLAPLADRPPIVVTGAAHEAAVREQLASHSGVRVVGEPSPRDSMPAIALAAALVEREDPTAVIGSFAADHLIGDQAAFREAVRLAREAAELGYLVTLGITPTHPATGFGYIEQSAEEESPGAGAGAGAADAGAAADAGAHALPRGVRPVARFVEKPERERAERFLTTGRFLWNAGMFVVRASVLLDELAAQIPPLARGAREIAAAHGTPEQAEVLERVWPHLTAIAIDHALAEPLAAAGRVAVVPSSFGWDDVGDFAALARQLRERPAPAGVEGSEDRGGGDVRVLGSAAVDAVSSRATVYGATDRHIALVGLDGISIVDTEDALLVLADEQAQDLSALVARLERRGLGHLR; encoded by the coding sequence ATGCCCCAGGCCCCGTTCGTGCCCGTGATCCCCGCCGGCGGTGCCGGCACCCGGCTGTGGCCGCTCTCACGCCGCGCGCGCCCGAAGTTCCTGCTGGACCTCACGGGGGAGGGGCGCAGCCTCCTGCAGGGGACCCTGGCGCGCCTGGCACCCCTCGCGGACCGCCCGCCGATCGTGGTGACCGGCGCGGCGCACGAGGCCGCCGTGCGGGAGCAGCTCGCATCGCACAGCGGGGTCCGCGTGGTGGGGGAGCCCTCGCCCCGCGACTCCATGCCCGCGATCGCGCTGGCCGCTGCGCTCGTGGAGCGGGAGGACCCCACCGCGGTCATCGGCTCCTTCGCCGCGGACCACCTCATCGGCGACCAGGCCGCCTTCCGGGAGGCGGTGCGCCTGGCCCGTGAGGCCGCGGAGCTCGGATACCTGGTGACCCTCGGGATCACTCCCACGCACCCCGCGACCGGTTTCGGATACATCGAGCAGAGCGCCGAGGAGGAGTCACCTGGCGCCGGCGCCGGCGCCGGCGCTGCCGATGCTGGTGCTGCCGCTGATGCTGGTGCGCACGCGCTCCCTCGCGGTGTCCGTCCCGTCGCCCGCTTCGTGGAGAAGCCGGAGCGCGAGCGGGCCGAGCGGTTCCTGACCACCGGGCGCTTCCTGTGGAACGCCGGGATGTTCGTGGTGCGGGCGTCGGTGCTGCTCGACGAGCTCGCGGCGCAGATCCCACCGCTCGCGCGCGGCGCGCGGGAGATCGCGGCCGCGCACGGCACGCCCGAGCAGGCCGAGGTGCTCGAGAGGGTGTGGCCGCATCTCACCGCGATCGCGATCGATCACGCCCTGGCCGAACCGCTCGCCGCGGCCGGGCGGGTCGCCGTGGTGCCCTCCTCCTTCGGATGGGACGACGTGGGGGACTTCGCCGCCCTCGCGCGGCAGCTGCGCGAGCGCCCCGCCCCGGCCGGCGTAGAGGGCTCGGAAGACCGCGGGGGCGGCGACGTCCGGGTGCTGGGAAGCGCCGCCGTGGATGCCGTCTCCTCGCGGGCCACGGTGTACGGTGCCACGGATCGCCACATCGCCCTGGTCGGGCTGGACGGCATCAGCATCGTCGACACCGAGGACGCGCTGCTGGTGCTCGCCGACGAGCAGGCGCAGGATCTCTCGGCACTCGTCGCCCGCCTCGAGCGGCGCGGACTGGGCCACCTGCGCTGA
- a CDS encoding methenyltetrahydrofolate cyclohydrolase /5,10-methylenetetrahydrofolate dehydrogenase (NADP+) (PFAM: Tetrahydrofolate dehydrogenase/cyclohydrolase, NAD(P)-binding domain; Tetrahydrofolate dehydrogenase/cyclohydrolase, catalytic domain) — MTAQILDGKATAKAIKEELTERVARLVDAGQRRPGLATVLVGDDPGSAAYVRGKHRDSEQIGLHSIQKHLPADASQQEVEAVVDELNADPECTGYIVQLPLPDQIDTDAILERIDPAKDADGLHPMNLGRLVLNAYTPIHTPLPCTPRAVIELLLRHDIDLTGKDVVVIGRGVTVGRSIGALMTRRSINATVTLTHTGTTDLPEHLRRADVIVAAAGVAHLVRPEDVKPGAIVLDVGVSRQEDPEGGKARLVGDVAPGVSEVAAWLSPNPGGVGPMTRALLMKNVVEAAERAAGIEVSA; from the coding sequence GTCGACGCCGGTCAGCGACGCCCCGGCCTCGCCACCGTGCTGGTCGGGGACGACCCGGGCAGCGCCGCCTATGTGCGCGGCAAGCATCGTGACAGCGAGCAGATCGGTCTCCACTCGATCCAGAAGCACCTGCCGGCCGACGCGAGCCAGCAGGAGGTGGAAGCTGTCGTCGACGAGCTGAACGCCGATCCGGAGTGCACCGGGTACATCGTCCAGCTGCCGCTGCCCGATCAGATCGACACCGACGCGATCCTCGAGCGGATCGACCCCGCCAAGGACGCCGACGGCCTGCACCCCATGAACCTCGGCCGCCTGGTGCTCAACGCCTACACGCCGATCCACACCCCGCTGCCCTGCACGCCGCGCGCCGTGATCGAGCTGCTCCTGCGCCACGACATCGACCTCACGGGCAAGGACGTCGTGGTGATCGGGCGCGGAGTGACCGTCGGCCGCTCGATCGGCGCGCTCATGACCCGTCGCAGCATCAATGCGACCGTCACCCTCACCCACACCGGCACCACGGACCTGCCCGAGCACCTGCGCCGCGCCGATGTGATCGTCGCCGCCGCCGGCGTCGCGCACCTGGTCCGGCCCGAGGACGTCAAGCCCGGCGCGATCGTGCTGGACGTCGGCGTCTCGCGGCAGGAGGATCCCGAGGGAGGCAAGGCCCGCCTGGTCGGTGATGTCGCCCCCGGCGTCTCCGAGGTCGCCGCCTGGCTCAGCCCCAACCCCGGCGGTGTCGGGCCCATGACCCGTGCACTGCTCATGAAGAACGTCGTCGAGGCGGCCGAGCGGGCCGCCGGGATCGAGGTGTCCGCGTGA
- a CDS encoding succinate dehydrogenase subunit A (PFAM: Fumarate reductase/succinate dehydrogenase flavoprotein C-terminal domain; FAD dependent oxidoreductase~TIGRFAM: succinate dehydrogenase, flavoprotein subunit, E. coli/mitochondrial subgroup; succinate dehydrogenase or fumarate reductase, flavoprotein subunitGram-negative/mitochondrial subgroup), translated as MQTHTYDVVIVGAGGAGMRAALESSKRARTAVVTKLYPTRSHTGAAQGGMCAALANVEDDNWEWHTYDTVKGGDYLVDQDAAEVMAKEAIDAVLDLEKMGLPFNRTPEGKIDQRRFGGHTRDHGEAPVRRSCYAADRTGHMILQTLYQNCVKQDVEFFNEYYVLDVLMTGDPRTDEGVRASGVVTYELATGEIHVFKAKSVVFASGGFGKIFKTTSNAHTLTGDGPAMAFRRGIPLEDMEFFQFHPTGLAGLGILLSEAARGEGGILRNSDMERFMERYAPTLKDLAPRDVVARAMANEVREGRGAGPKKDYVYLDLTHLEPSHIDAKLPDITEFARTYLGVEPYTDPIPVFPTAHYGMGGIPTNIRGEVLRNATDVIPGLYAAGETACVSVHGGNRLGTNSLLDINVFGRRAGIAAAEHADEVDMPELPEDVELPTVELLQRLRDRPATEDRIADIRLELQELMDANVQVFRTDETCRRALAGIAELKKRYETVAIQDKGRRYNLDLMEAVELGFLLDLAEIVALGALHRKESRGGHFREDFENRDDVNFLEHTMAYRTLPDEEGIEGTPIRLGTKPVVITRYEPKERTF; from the coding sequence ATGCAGACCCATACCTACGACGTGGTGATCGTCGGTGCCGGCGGTGCCGGCATGCGCGCCGCCCTCGAGTCCTCGAAGCGGGCTCGCACCGCCGTCGTCACGAAGCTCTACCCCACCCGCTCCCACACCGGCGCGGCCCAGGGCGGCATGTGCGCCGCCCTCGCCAACGTCGAGGACGACAACTGGGAGTGGCACACCTACGACACCGTCAAGGGCGGTGACTACCTCGTCGACCAGGACGCCGCGGAGGTGATGGCCAAGGAGGCCATCGACGCCGTGCTCGACCTCGAGAAGATGGGCCTGCCCTTCAACCGCACCCCCGAGGGCAAGATCGACCAGCGCCGCTTCGGCGGCCACACCCGCGACCACGGCGAGGCGCCGGTGCGCCGCTCCTGCTATGCCGCGGACCGCACCGGCCACATGATCCTGCAGACGCTCTACCAGAACTGCGTGAAGCAGGACGTGGAGTTCTTCAACGAGTACTACGTGCTCGACGTGCTCATGACCGGCGACCCCCGCACCGACGAGGGCGTGCGCGCCTCCGGCGTGGTCACCTACGAGCTGGCCACCGGCGAGATCCACGTCTTCAAGGCGAAGTCCGTGGTGTTCGCCTCCGGCGGGTTCGGCAAGATCTTCAAGACCACCTCGAACGCCCACACCCTCACCGGTGACGGCCCCGCGATGGCATTCCGCCGCGGCATCCCGCTCGAGGACATGGAGTTCTTCCAGTTCCATCCCACCGGCCTGGCCGGGCTCGGCATCCTCCTGTCCGAGGCGGCCCGCGGCGAGGGCGGCATCCTGCGCAACAGCGACATGGAGCGCTTCATGGAGCGCTACGCACCCACGCTCAAGGACCTCGCCCCGCGCGACGTGGTGGCGCGGGCGATGGCGAACGAGGTGCGTGAGGGCCGCGGCGCAGGCCCGAAGAAGGACTACGTCTACCTCGACCTCACCCATCTGGAGCCCTCGCACATCGATGCGAAGCTGCCGGACATCACCGAGTTCGCGCGCACCTACCTGGGCGTCGAGCCCTACACGGACCCGATCCCGGTGTTCCCCACCGCGCACTACGGCATGGGCGGCATCCCCACCAACATCCGCGGCGAGGTGCTGCGCAACGCGACCGACGTGATCCCCGGCCTGTACGCCGCCGGGGAGACCGCCTGCGTCTCGGTGCACGGCGGCAACCGCCTGGGCACCAACTCGCTGCTGGACATCAACGTGTTCGGCCGTCGCGCCGGCATCGCCGCCGCGGAGCACGCGGACGAGGTGGACATGCCCGAGCTGCCCGAGGACGTCGAGCTGCCCACCGTCGAGCTGCTGCAGCGCCTGCGCGATCGCCCGGCCACCGAGGATCGCATCGCCGACATCCGCCTCGAGCTGCAGGAGCTCATGGACGCGAACGTCCAGGTGTTCCGCACCGACGAGACCTGCCGCCGCGCGCTGGCCGGCATCGCCGAGCTCAAGAAGCGGTACGAGACCGTCGCCATCCAGGACAAGGGCCGCCGCTACAACCTGGACCTGATGGAAGCGGTCGAGCTCGGCTTCCTGCTCGACCTCGCGGAGATCGTCGCCCTCGGCGCGCTGCACCGCAAGGAGTCCCGCGGCGGTCATTTCCGCGAGGACTTCGAGAACCGCGATGACGTCAACTTCCTCGAGCACACCATGGCCTACCGCACCCTCCCGGACGAGGAGGGCATCGAGGGCACCCCGATCCGCCTGGGCACCAAGCCCGTCGTGATCACCCGTTACGAGCCGAAGGAGCGCACGTTCTGA
- a CDS encoding succinate dehydrogenase subunit C (PFAM: Succinate dehydrogenase cytochrome b subunit~TIGRFAM: succinate dehydrogenase, cytochrome b556 subunit), with the protein MASAQSGTLYRGREGMWSWVAHRISGMLIFLFLLVHVLDTALVRVSPEAYNEVIGHYKTVVFGLGEVGLVGAILFHALNGLRIILVDFWSQGTKRQRGMFWAVVVVWVVLMAGFLPRHLMHMFGA; encoded by the coding sequence GTGGCTTCAGCCCAATCCGGGACGCTCTATCGCGGACGCGAGGGCATGTGGTCCTGGGTCGCCCACCGCATCTCAGGAATGCTCATCTTCCTGTTCCTGCTGGTGCACGTCCTGGACACCGCTCTCGTCCGTGTCTCCCCCGAGGCGTACAACGAGGTGATCGGGCATTACAAGACGGTGGTGTTCGGCCTCGGCGAGGTCGGACTCGTCGGCGCGATCCTCTTCCACGCCCTGAACGGCCTGCGCATCATCCTCGTGGACTTCTGGTCCCAGGGCACCAAGCGCCAGCGCGGCATGTTCTGGGCCGTGGTGGTCGTGTGGGTCGTGCTCATGGCCGGCTTCCTCCCCCGCCACCTCATGCACATGTTCGGAGCGTGA
- a CDS encoding succinate dehydrogenase subunit D, with protein sequence MTSTTSIPDPSTRYRRTGQRGLNSEMLSWMFMRASGVLLVILVFGHLFVNLWLGQGVKGIDFAFVGGKWASPFWQVWDLLMLWLGLIHGGNGVRTIINDYARGDRLRLVLKGLLYFAVVVTIILGTLVIFTFDPCPTGAEPSLLPSFCEG encoded by the coding sequence ATGACCTCCACCACCTCGATCCCCGATCCGAGCACCCGCTACCGCCGCACCGGCCAGCGCGGTCTGAACTCCGAGATGCTCTCGTGGATGTTCATGCGCGCCTCCGGCGTGCTGCTGGTGATCCTCGTGTTCGGCCACCTGTTCGTGAACCTCTGGCTCGGCCAGGGCGTCAAGGGCATCGACTTCGCCTTCGTGGGCGGCAAGTGGGCCTCCCCCTTCTGGCAGGTCTGGGACCTGCTCATGCTGTGGCTGGGCCTCATCCACGGCGGCAACGGCGTGCGCACGATCATCAACGACTATGCGCGCGGCGACCGGCTCCGCCTGGTCCTCAAGGGCCTGCTCTACTTCGCCGTGGTCGTCACGATCATCCTGGGCACGCTGGTGATCTTCACCTTCGATCCCTGCCCCACCGGCGCCGAGCCGAGCCTGCTGCCCTCCTTCTGCGAGGGCTGA
- a CDS encoding exodeoxyribonuclease III Xth (PFAM: Endonuclease/Exonuclease/phosphatase family~TIGRFAM: exodeoxyribonuclease III (xth); exodeoxyribonuclease III), whose amino-acid sequence MTFTIATVNVNGLRAAARKGMGDWLAATSADVITLQEVRAPEELLAGLVGEGWSIAGEASQLKGRAGVAIAVRSSREDVDLDAMRCGLPGVEGDSHTGRWIESDLADPFGDGRTLTVISCYMHSGNTEKPQTMTDKYAFLDAMMLRLEQLRAAGGHVALTGDINIAHTEWDIKNWKGNLKSAGFLPEERAYLDRLTTDAGFVDVHRALHGDGPGPYTWWSQRGKAFDNDAGWRIDYQLATEDLAARATSAQVDRAPSYDTRWSDHAPLVISYS is encoded by the coding sequence GTGACCTTCACCATCGCCACCGTCAACGTCAACGGCCTGCGTGCCGCCGCGCGGAAGGGGATGGGCGACTGGCTCGCCGCCACCTCCGCCGACGTCATCACCCTCCAGGAGGTGCGCGCCCCCGAGGAGCTGCTGGCCGGTCTGGTGGGCGAGGGCTGGAGCATCGCGGGGGAGGCCTCGCAGCTCAAGGGCCGCGCCGGGGTCGCGATCGCCGTGCGCTCCTCCCGGGAGGACGTCGATCTGGACGCCATGCGCTGCGGACTGCCCGGCGTCGAGGGCGACAGCCACACGGGCCGCTGGATCGAGAGCGACCTCGCCGACCCGTTCGGCGACGGCCGCACCCTCACCGTCATCTCCTGCTACATGCACTCCGGCAACACCGAGAAGCCGCAGACGATGACCGACAAGTACGCCTTCCTCGATGCGATGATGCTGCGGCTCGAGCAGCTCCGTGCGGCCGGTGGGCACGTGGCGCTCACCGGGGACATCAACATCGCCCACACCGAATGGGACATCAAGAACTGGAAGGGCAACCTGAAGTCCGCCGGGTTCCTCCCCGAGGAGCGCGCCTACCTCGACCGCCTCACCACCGACGCCGGATTCGTGGACGTCCACCGCGCCCTCCACGGCGACGGCCCCGGGCCGTACACCTGGTGGTCGCAGCGCGGCAAGGCCTTCGACAACGACGCCGGCTGGCGGATCGACTACCAGCTGGCCACCGAGGATCTCGCGGCCCGGGCGACCTCGGCGCAGGTCGATCGGGCGCCCAGCTACGACACCCGCTGGTCCGACCACGCCCCGCTGGTGATCAGCTACTCCTGA